The genomic region AGAACATCAACGCCAGCGACAAGTTTAGGAAGAGGATGAGCATAACAAGGCGCTGCCGGGAGAACCAGTCCTGCAAAAGGATACCGTCATGAGAAAGTGATGTACAGTACAGTTTGTGTATACACAATGGTTTTAAGTAAATTACTAATGGCAGGCATGATAATGCAATGCTAGTGTCTGAAATGATGATACATCAATAAAATATCTTGAATGTGTAAATGAAAGTAATTAACCTCTACAAAATCATTATAGTTTTAGTATGAAAATAATTATTCTTCAAGGTGTCCACATTTCTAGCCAGTGGAGCTTATTGGAAGTAAGGCACTAAAAGGGAGGGCACTGGAAGAATGGTGGGAGGGGGCTGGAAGGGAGTGATCTGAAAGGGAGGGAGCTGAAGAGCCTAAATAAGTAGGCCTGTTCCTCTATCTGATTCTGAATATTTAGTATATAAATATGAAACGGAAAATATGGTGTacgtgatgaccaaaccacacaccagaagatgaagagacgacgatgtttcggtccatcctggaccattatcacaatcgacttaaaaatagtccaggacagaccgaaacaacGAATGAAACTTCATCTTCtggcgtgtggtttggtcatcatatcttcagccacattattgcgactcatcatctgcatgtgGTATACATATCACAGGCAATGAGGCACAGTAGTCAAGTGTCATTAATAAAATAACTACTTTTGTGTTAAATATTAGATTTTTAGAGCATTCAGCATGGTTTTGTAATATTTAACCCCACCTTTCTCTATTCCCTCAAAGACCAAAGAGTGGTTTACAGTCATTAACACCCAGTTTACAATAAGAAGTACATGTACATTAGGCAGGAATAAATCTAGATACAGCACATGAAcataatttaaaatcctcaatagTTTCTAGTTTATTAATTGGTTATATACAGTAACTGActtaattttttaataaatgcTGGCCAAAAGTAAGTTAAACTGGTCTTATTCTTTCAATGATTTATCAAAGCTTTCCCCAtgaaattacaaatttataaTTTGATTCCACATTAAAAGAATGCTGTCTTATATAACTAAAAAATGTTGTAAAAGTATCTAAAAAATTGCTGATATTGTACATGTATATCAAATTTGAATGAAGGGGCAAATTTAGATGTAGTATTGTATAGAACAACATATATTTTAAGTATCAAGTAGTTTTCTAACTTTTTTTTTATGCACTTGTATGCAAAATGTAGGAAAATGAGTGAATATTTATCGTTTCATTTGGTGGAGGCACTCTGCAAGGCtgcatctggcacttgtcaacgcccagTCCTCGACTTTGTTGATGCTTCCCATTTTATCGTCAAAGGTTTCATTCATTGTTTTATAACTAGTTTGTCTTTATTTACATCTACATAGAGCTATTATATCTAAATTTTAATCATACATGTAAAATCCAGACAATAATTTGTTAAATCTTCATTTGGTGATAACTGCATTATTACCCTGTGAATCAAATACTGTAATTTATGATGTCTGCTGCCTTTAGGTTAAATAAATTTGTGTAGGCCTGCAAGCTAATTGCAGTATTAAAAACCATGCCAAGTAAACTAAACATGAATATAATACACACAAATGGACATAAAAAACTATAGTGCATATTATGATGCATGTGTCAGAGCTGGGCTTGTGACAGCCGACATGTGCCAAAGCCAATAAGTCGAGATCAGCGCATGTCGGCTCTCTTACCTGGACGGCAGGGCTGGTGAGGTAGAGGAGAGGGTTAGCCCGGTACAATTCTGCTTCCTCAGCCTGACGACGGAACGCGTGTCTCTGGGCTGAGCTGAGTACTGCAGCCTCTTCACGTGACATGATAGGTACGGGCAACGGCTGTACCTCAGGCAGTGACTTCTTCCTTTTCAATGCAGGGGCTGGTGCCGCCTACAGGGACATAAATCTTTGTATCAAGAGCAGTCAAATATGGCATTCGTTTAATGTTAAGAATGAGCAGCAAGCATAGATTGTTAAATTCCCTAGCATAGATCTAGCTAAGGATCGATCTAGCATagattgttaaaaaaaatttgtagCATACATTtctgatcttagccaaaaggccaaGTAGTGATATTTTTTGTAGCAATGTGTATTGTAataaaagtacagtactgtattagatTTTATACCTGAATAATTTCCTTATACAGTgtacatctaaaaaaaaaaaaaattattgagcATGTTTGCAGTGGACAACACAAAGCAAATTCCTCATATTTCTAGGCCTACTTTATAAATCTTAGTTACAAATACAAACCGTATTCTACTGTAAATTTAATTTTGAATAAAAAACTAAAACGGACAATGGAGATTGttaaaatgaaatatatataggAAATACAGAAAATATTGACCTATAACAATTGCAAGTGCATATAATAGAGAAAGTCTAGACAAATTTTTCTGAACATTTCAGTTGTAGTTTACCATATTTCAGTGAACAAAGTTTCTTTTCTGAGGGGGAGCCCCGTATGGATTGTTGAAGCTACAATATAGTTCAACCATATTGAACTATATGGTTCAAGTACATTTATTGAGactataaaatacatctcaaaaggatagagtagctgacTACTTATACCCTGACTACTTATACAATATGGTACCATCTATACCTTATATAGATGGTACCATATTGATATGGTACCATCTACTAGGTCGCACCAGACATGTTCTATAGGCCTCCCAGGCACCAATGCTAGAACATACCCCATTCAAAGAGGTGCCGGGAGTGGCGGTATTTATTTTTGCCACCTCACTGGGAAAGGCAAATATCAGCAAGTCAAAATAAACCACTGCTGGCTTCAAGAGAGAACAAAGCTGCAAAACCCACCTAAATAACACTCCCAATTCTGTGAACAAACGATTGAATTGTTTACAAAATCGAGGTGTAATTTCAAATTATATTTTACCCTCTAACTATATTTAGAATTGCTTTCCTGGTGGGTAATTTACTTAATGACAATATGATAAAAATGTTGGACATCATTAGCTTAACTGGAGTTGATCATTCATTGGAAGAGGAAAGAATAAAAATAAGTGTCAATAAAGTTAGTTTGAAACTTCTATAGATAGTGAATGAAAGCAAGATGCTGGCTGCTAAATGGTTGtaatttttgtatgtgtttcAGGCACCAATGCTGTGCTTGCATTAAATGCTTAATCTGAAAGCAAAATTTATCCAAGATACCTAACCCAAAGCTTAATATATAAATCATAGTTTATTCAACCATTAGGATAAAGTTCGAGAATTATAAAAATTCCTCATAAGATCAAATACTGGAATCTCATCAAATGAGCAATTTCCAATAAGGACTTGAATCCATTTAAAATTTACAGTGAAAATGATGCAACTTACCTTAACTTGCGCCTGACGCCTCACAATAGGGTTTATATACAGTGATTCTGTGCGCTTGACAGTGCCTTGGCCAGGGGTTGGGGGACAAATTGGGATCTCTTGGCCACAGGCTCGTTGTCGGAGTAGTGCCTCAGCTTCCTGCTGAGTAGATGGGATGGTATATGGCACTGTGAACCCACCTCCCACTGACCCATTCCCAGCAAAGAGGGGTATTTCACCAGATTTCATCGACGATGGGCGAGACGAGCGTCGAGAGCTGCCAGTGATGGGAACAGCTGTCTCGTCTACATCTACCCCTGAGTCGGGCGTCCAGTCTTGGGATATTATGCGCTGGGTTGATGGTGCCCGAGACCTAGGGTTTATCAATTCTGGGGGTATGGGAGTCTGCCCGCCAGAACCAAACCGATCTACTGATCGATCACGTGATTGTGCGCGTGATGAAGGTTTGTTGTAGTGGTCAAAACGATCATTTATTATATGGCCTGAAAAATCGTATTCCTGCCCTCCCCTGCTACCTGCTTTAACTGTATTCCGGCCAGGAGTGCGACCGCGCTCTAAAGTGTTGCTTTTTATGGTTTCATTCTGATTGAACTGCTGTGAGGGGTCATCATGGGCAAGGCTGCTACCAGGATTCACAGAGGTACGGCGAGATCCTGCAGggtctgttggtggtaattccgcagcatgatattttgtgtaaccaggtcctccaccaccacttggCATAGGAGTTATTGAATCATGTCTACTATCCACGCCACGACTGTATTGTGAATTTGAGTGTGGTCCAGAGCTGTCATCCCGTGGATGTGAGGGTGACACTGTGTTCGCAACTGGCTGTACTGGACGTACCCCAGTTGGGGGTTTGATGATGTCCACACCTGCAATAGAATTTATATGTACAAAATGAGGTACTGTACATTTGAAGCACCTAAAGCATTTGCTAGTCTGGTTTTCACAGTCAAAATTTTGCCTCTTGTTTATATTATGACACAAAATTTAGGAACAAAATAGATTATGACATACAAGTACAACAGTATAGAAGGACACAAATCAGGTAGAACAGACAAAAGTCAGTATGGAAATACTGTATGAGGTAATATAACAATCAACCAGCAAGTGTTGTGTATGTTGAGAGAGAAACCATCGGGTCCCTCGCATTAGTGATTATGGTCAAGACCATTATTTccaaggtctcgcttcatgcagatcggcattTAATCCCCAACTGTCTAAGtatttaggcaccattccttcccctcgtcccattccaaatccttatcctgaccccttctaagtgctatacagtcgtaatggcttggtgctttctcgatAACTCCCTCCCATCCCTCCTTGTAtgcgttacatctgaccttttaaagaagtggtctgggTCAAGATCCAACAAATTGTTCAGTGTTTTAAAAATTTCAGCGAGATCAGCCCTATCATGTCTGGTTTACAGTGTTGTTAGTCCTatggccctcaaccattcctgatacgagagtctagttagttctggtatttttttttctctgtatTAAACTTTCTCAGAAGTagatatgtctttctgaagatgagatctccatgcttggatacaacaGTCTTTTGCCATGAATGTTTCTCCATGAAACGTTAAATTGTTTATAAGAGCATAAAACTGATGTGAAGTGTCCTGCTAAAGTGAACCATGCCAGGCTGAGGTAATTATAGCTGGCTGACATGACCCATACAGTGTGTTGAATCATACCTTATATTTCCCATAGTCTGGGACACAAAGCCAACTACTGATTTTCCACGGGATACAATGCATAACATCTGCCTGTCGAGTATCTATTTATTGCTGGGTAAacgggcatcaggtgaaaggaaattgcCAAAATGCTTCTATCCTGCCATAGGAATCAAAGCTGGGACTTTCGGCTTATTACTGCATCTCAGGATCTTTGAAGTTACCTATACCAGGATGAAGTAAACCCCTAAGAGCTGAAATGAACCATACCTGGTTGGTGAAAGTCTGGAGCATACTGTTTAGCAAAATCACGGGCCACATCTGAATCATCTCTCGCATGAACGGCTGAGATGTCTGCCTGTTCTGCCTTGCCACGGGCTGTTGCGGTTCTGCAAGAGCAAGAGTTTTATTATAAAAGTTCCAGAAGACTTATGTTGCTACAGAATAATGAAAATATTGATACTAAGGATACACGTAAAACTCTTAAGTGCAAAAC from Procambarus clarkii isolate CNS0578487 chromosome 83, FALCON_Pclarkii_2.0, whole genome shotgun sequence harbors:
- the jp gene encoding junctophilin-1 isoform X2, which encodes MASTGQASGTSKAVNGGRFDFDDGGTYCGGWEDGKAHGHGVCTGPKGQGEYSGSWHYGFEVSGIYTWPSGSTYEGQWQNGKRHGLGVESRGRWIYRGEWTQGFKGRYGVRQSTTSSARYEGTWANGLQDGYGSETYADSGTYKGQWMRGLRHGYGVRTSAQFGQASVSRPRANNHGSTTSLRSDGAGDPLADRDRKVDDGRGGFVLRARSDDIPRRRGSLGERPSNIRNVFKGLKIRRQRSTGDIQTGRASGSIRSTGSSASWMSTDSGQSAYTVGDVPDEGSNASFIIEDEQLDASVLENYMGEWKNDKRTGFGVAERTDGLKYEGEWYNNKKYGYGVTTFKDGTKEEGKYKNNVLITSNKKKHVFLIRSAKFRERIEAAVAAAQRAAKIAMQKEDIAISRTATARGKAEQADISAVHARDDSDVARDFAKQYAPDFHQPGVDIIKPPTGVRPVQPVANTVSPSHPRDDSSGPHSNSQYSRGVDSRHDSITPMPSGGGGPGYTKYHAAELPPTDPAGSRRTSVNPGSSLAHDDPSQQFNQNETIKSNTLERGRTPGRNTVKAGSRGGQEYDFSGHIINDRFDHYNKPSSRAQSRDRSVDRFGSGGQTPIPPELINPRSRAPSTQRIISQDWTPDSGVDVDETAVPITGSSRRSSRPSSMKSGEIPLFAGNGSVGGGFTVPYTIPSTQQEAEALLRQRACGQEIPICPPTPGQGTVKRTESLYINPIVRRQAQVKAAPAPALKRKKSLPEVQPLPVPIMSREEAAVLSSAQRHAFRRQAEEAELYRANPLLYLTSPAVQDWFSRQRLVMLILFLNLSLALMFFKLLS
- the jp gene encoding junctophilin-1 isoform X1; amino-acid sequence: MASTGQASGTSKAVNGGRFDFDDGGTYCGGWEDGKAHGHGVCTGPKGQGEYSGSWHYGFEVSGIYTWPSGSTYEGQWQNGKRHGLGVESRGRWIYRGEWTQGFKGRYGVRQSTTSSARYEGTWANGLQDGYGSETYADSGTYKGQWMRGLRHGYGVRTSAQFGQASVSRPRANNHGSTTSLRSDGAGDPLADRDRKVDDGRGGFVLRARSDDIPRRRGSLGERPSNIRNVFKGLKIRRQRSTGDIQTGRASGSIRSTGSSASWMSTDSGQSAYTVGDVPDEGSNASFIIEVGLDEQLDASVLENYMGEWKNDKRTGFGVAERTDGLKYEGEWYNNKKYGYGVTTFKDGTKEEGKYKNNVLITSNKKKHVFLIRSAKFRERIEAAVAAAQRAAKIAMQKEDIAISRTATARGKAEQADISAVHARDDSDVARDFAKQYAPDFHQPGVDIIKPPTGVRPVQPVANTVSPSHPRDDSSGPHSNSQYSRGVDSRHDSITPMPSGGGGPGYTKYHAAELPPTDPAGSRRTSVNPGSSLAHDDPSQQFNQNETIKSNTLERGRTPGRNTVKAGSRGGQEYDFSGHIINDRFDHYNKPSSRAQSRDRSVDRFGSGGQTPIPPELINPRSRAPSTQRIISQDWTPDSGVDVDETAVPITGSSRRSSRPSSMKSGEIPLFAGNGSVGGGFTVPYTIPSTQQEAEALLRQRACGQEIPICPPTPGQGTVKRTESLYINPIVRRQAQVKAAPAPALKRKKSLPEVQPLPVPIMSREEAAVLSSAQRHAFRRQAEEAELYRANPLLYLTSPAVQDWFSRQRLVMLILFLNLSLALMFFKLLS